The DNA sequence GAGCCGGGTCTTCCAAAAATACTTTTTTTGGATGAAGCAAGGTTAAAACAGATCTTGATCAATCTTTTGGGAAATGCTGTGAAATTTACAGAAGAGGGAGAGATTGAGCTCAAAGTAGAGAAATTACGCATGGATGATAGTAATATTGCTTTGCGCTTCTCGGTAAGAGATACGGGGATAGGCATCCCTGTTGAGAAACAGAAGTATATTTTTGATGCCTTTACTCAGGAAAACAGTTCCATCAGTAAACGATATGGTGGTACGGGTCTAGGGCTTACTATCTCAAACAATATTCTGGGATATATGGGAAGCCATTTGTCGCTGAGCAGTGTAAAGGAAAAGGGTTCTGTATTTTTCTTTGACATTGAGATTCCTTACGAGATCCCTCAATTGAGGGAGGAAGATGAAATAACTATTAAAACAGCCTTAGTGGTTGATGATAATGAAACCAACAGGGTCATTCTTGAGCACATGCTTAGCTATAAAAATATCAAGTCTACCTTGGCTTCTAATGGGATGGAAGCGCTGGAGATCCTGTTGAAAGGAGAGCGGTTCGATGTGATCCTGATGGATTATCATATGCCTGTTATGTCCGGATTGGAAACAATAGATAAAATAACAGGGCTGTTCAATCAGCGAAAAGAGACTTCTCCGTTTATAGTACTTTCTTCTTCTTCTGAAGAGCTAGGCATACTTGCTTCAGTTAAGAAAATAGAAAATGCCCATTTACTGTTGAAGCCTATCAAATCACATGATCTATACAAAACCTTAAAAAAGGTAGACCAAAGTTATGCAGTAGAAATTAATAAGGATAAGTCTGAGAAAGTTTCGCATTTATTTGCCCCGGATTTAGAAGTGCTTTTGGTTGATGATAACGTAGTGAATATGGTACTGAATAATAGAATGATGAAGTCTCTTGTTCCCGGTGTACACCTAACGGAAGCTGTGAATGGGCTACAGGCTTTGGAAGAATGCAGGAAAAAGCAGTTTTCCATTATCATGATGGATGTACAGATGCCGATAATGAGCGGTATTGAGGCAACACAAAATATTAGAATGCTGCCGGGATATGAACATATACCTATTATAGGCGTTACAGCCGGAAATGTACTGGGTGAAAAAGAAAAGTGCCTTGAAGCCGGAATGAATGATTTCCTTCCCAAACCTATCAGGCAGGCAGACCTTGTTGAAGTACTCAAAAAATATATTAGTGAACATTGATTAGATTACCCAAAAGATTAATACATAATTTTTCGGTTTGAAATTCGGACTATTTTGTCTCGCTCCATCTTTTTTATAGCCCTGATAGTAGTTTCAACGCATAATCCTGTTAAAGAAGCTAATTGCTGCCGTGTGATGGGAACTTCATACGTAAATGGAGTTTTATCTTCATGCTCATGCTTCATGAGCTCCAATACTTCCTTAATCCTCTCAACTGCACTCGGAGAAGATATTTTCTGCATGAGAATAAATTTACGGTAGAGTTGCTTGGATAAGGATTTGCAAAGCTCTAAATAATGACTTGGATGTTGGTTGGTCTAAGAAACGTGTGAAAGTACTTGCACATAATTTAATAATAGTACAATTAGAAAGAGCTACAGCATTTACAGGGTATGTCTGTTCAAGATATAACCTGTAATCTCCTACGGGATCTTTAGAACTTAGAATATTTTGAATAAATTCTTTACCTGCACTATTATAGTTATTTAGTTTAACATCACCATTAACAATCTGAAAATAAAATTTTGGATTTGCGCCTTCCCGGAATATGTAATCTCCCGGATTATAATGTTGTTCTACAGCTCCGATAGAGTATAGAAGTTCTTCTTTAAAAAACATACTTTTAATTTTTGTGGTTTGTGATAAGAATGGATTTAAATTCCCATGTAGGATCATCAGCGTAATACGGGTATCGTAATCTTGCTGCATGTTACAGTATGTTTTTAAAGCATTTTAAAGCAACAGTCTAGCTTAGGATTGGTAGATAAATCATGAAGTGAATTGCGCCTTTTTAATAAATATTTATCAGACGATTTTCAGTAAGAAAACTGCTAAGCTCCATAATTTGTTAGGAGATAATATAATTCGTTAGCAATTAATATGTAGCAAATATAATATAAACACTACTTAAATTATATGTTTTGAATCATACTCTAATGTGTTTTATATTTAATCATAAAGTAGGTGATTAAAATATTTAAGCCTTATTTATGGGGATGATTAAACAAATCTTTTTAACAGAGATTTTATTGATTAATTAAACTCTTCAGGCTCTTAATTGCAATCTATTATTTGAACATTTAAAAAATAAGCTTTCCTGTAAAAAGGAAAGCTTATTTGATTTCAAGTAAGATGTAACTATTAAAAGTACTCAAAATTAAGCTTAACATCTTTTGAATATTATGAGTAGAGTCATAATGAGAATATACGGTATTAAATTCTTCGTTATGAAATACCGAACCTGGGGATCTCCATAAATAAAGTATTATTATGATAGTAATCATAAAGCAGCCAATTATAAGTCTATACCTTTGAATACACACCACAAAATCCCTGAGAACTCATTTTTCGTGAAGGAGTGCACCTCTTTACTGTTATCAGGTTTTTTAAAAATGAAAAGTCAATGTTAGACGCTAAATATTATTGTTTATCAGGATATTAAAATCAAAATGAGTCGTCCTAAAATAGATTGACATAAAATTAGACAATATTTAATCCTGAGAAGTATTTATTTTCTTTGGATTTTTTATGCACTTTATCTGGCGTTTGCATATTAAGACTTAAATATGGTCTTTTAGTATTGTAGATATTAATACTTTCTTTTATCAAAGAGTTTAAGTCTTGTATATTCTTTGTTTTACAAAACAGGAATTCCTGCTTTAATATTCCATTAATTCTCTCAGCCAATGCATTTTGATAACAATCATAACCATCAGTCATAGAAGGTTTTATTCTATTTTTATTAAGCATGTTTTGGTAATAGCCAGAACAGTACTGCAGTCCTCTATCTGAATGATGAATCAAAGGAGTATTTGAAACTCTATTTTTCACTGTCATTTTTAAAGCTTTGGCTACATTCTCAGTATTCATATTTGAGCTTAATGAATATCCCATGATTTTTCTGCTGTAAGCATCTGTTACTAAAGACAAATAGCAGGTAGATTCCCTTGTTTTAATATAAGTTATATCGCTTACAAAAACCTGTTCTGCTTTTGCGATCTTTAATTCTTTCAATAAATTAGGATGTTTTCTAAGCCAATGTTTTGAAAAAGTTGTCTTAACATACTTTTTTTGAGCACGCACAAGCATATTCTCTCTTTTTAGATAAGCAAATAAAGCATCTCTGCCTATTTTGATTCCTTCATTTTTGAACCCTTCTTTAAGTAGGTAATAAAGCTTTCTGGTTCCAAGTCTGGGTATTTCCATTCGTACTTTTTGTACGAGTATCTTTATTTTTAGTAATTCTTTTTCACGGGTTAAGCTCCTCTGCTTATTTTGATAAACTGCCTGACGGCTTATCCCAAACAATCTGCACAGCCTGGATATGCTTATTCCTTCTCTGTGGAGTCTGAAGATTGTTGGGAGGAAAACTTTTTTCTGATTTGGCTGCCATACTGCTTATCTGACATATCAATCATGGTATTAAGAACCTTAGTTTTTAGCTTTTCATCAGCTAATTCTTTTTCCAAACGCTTAATTTTTTGAGCCGGAGTTTCTTTAGAGTTATGCATAATATGGAGTTTAGGTTTACTCCAATCTAAGTTACCATATCTTCGCAACCAAACCAAAACTGTACTTCTGCCTTGGATACCATATTCTTTTTGGGCTTGTTTATAAGTGTAATCACCGTTTTCTACCTGAGAAACAACTCGTAATTTAAAGCCTATATTGTAATCTCTTTGAGTATGTTTTTCCTTTTTTAATTCTTGAGCTTTCATAATATAAGTTGATTAAGTGTCAACTTATTTCAGGACAGGACAGCCATTGGTGTTCTGTCTCATGTTGTCATTGATGTGATTTTTCATGAGAAAGATATTCAGCTGTCGCCATTCTCTGCCAAACCGGTTTTAGGGCTGGGAATTCTGGATTATCCCATTCTGAATTTCATTATTGAGTTTGCTTATGGAATATTTTGCTGGTGGTACTTTAAAGGAAATAAAGCATTGCTTTGGGTAATTATTATATTCAATGTTATAGACCTGCCGATTATGCTGGCACACGGTGATGCACTGAACCCTTTTGTCCATTATCCTTTCCTTTTGCCATCGGTTATATTATTCCAGATCCTTATTACATGGTATTTTGTTTACCAGTATGCCCATTCAGGAAATAACAAAAATATTCATGTCACAGATGACATTTAATTTTTTGTATTTAAAATGGATAAATATATTCCGCACATCATAGTTACTACCGAATAAAGTATTTCTATAATCATGATCTTTAGCAATTCATTATATTCGTAACCAGAATGATACATGATATAGATGTTAATGCTTACATTGCCATAACAGATACAGCTTAATCATAATGAAACTAACCATGAGACAGATTATTTTTACCACTTTATTTTTTTTATCAATTTTCAGTGTAAAGGCTCAAAAGCAAGATAGTATCGCTATTTTTTTTGATGAGATGAAAGAAGCTTCAGTGAAGAATAGAGGACTTTGGAATAAAGACTTGTATGGTCCTATATTGTTAATAGATCCGAAAACCAGAAAAGTTTTTGCCAACGAGCCGGATACAGAGGAAATCTTAAAAAGCAGTGGAAGCACATATTATGGAATTCTGCCTGCTAAGATTAACATTGCCAATACTGCGATCAATTGGGGTGGAAAAAGATGGGCTATGATCATGCTTCCTCTTTCTGACAGTAAACAAAACAGAATAAATCTGCTGGCGCACGAATTATTTCACAGTATTCAGCCTTCACTGGGCTTTACCTTTACAAATGTTGAAAATAGTCACCTTGATCAAAAAGAGGGTAGAATCTGCTTACGTCTGGAATTAGAGGCATTGAAAAAGGCCGTTCAGTCGGTTTCTGACAAAGAATTACAAAAACACCTTACTCATGCGCTTATTTTCAGAAAGTATAGAAATACACTATATGATGATTCTGAGAATACAGAAAATTTGTTGGAATTGAATGAAGGAATCGCAGAATTTACCGGACTTATTGTGAGTGGAAGAAATAGTGAACATACAAAAGTATTTCTTATAAAGGGGATTGACAATTTTATGAAAAATCCCACATTTGTACGCTCTTTTGCATATCATACTACACCTGTCTATGGTTATTTGCTGTATCAGAAAGATCCAGACTGGAACAAAAAAATCAATGCAAAAACTGATCTGACAGATTATTTCATTGAACGCTTTAACATCAGAATTCCGACTGCTCTGCAAAAGACAGCTGAAAAATTATCCGGAGATTATAATGATAAGGCAATTATGAAGGAAGAAGCTGAGAGAGACGAGAAAACTAAAAAACTGATTGCTGAATATAAACTGAAATTCATCCAACAGTCCCATTTTGAAATAAAATTTGAGAAAATGAATGTTTCTTTTGATCCCAGAAATATTGTGCCGCTAGAGGACAAAGGTACGGTATACCCTAATATCAGGGTTACGGATTTATGGGGTATTCTGACTGTTGAAAATGGAGCTTTAATGAGTCCTGATTGGGGTAGAATTTCAATAACAAATCCTATCAAAACAGAAAATAGAAAGATATCAGGAGATGGCTGGACCCTTGAATTGACTGACAGCTACACCCTAGAAAAAGATACGGCTACCGGAAATTACATGCTTGTTAAGAAATAATATTACTCTGATAGCAAAAGCACCACTGTTTTAGTGATGCTTTTGTCATTCAGGTTTTCAGATTATTCATGATACCATTTCTTTTTTAATAATAAGCCCGCTTTTACCAGAAGTATTAAAACCGGAACTTCTACCAGGGGACCAATTACTCCTACAAAAGCCTGCGGAGAATGAATACCGAATACAGAAATGGCAACCGCAATAGCCAGTTCAAAATTGTTTCCGGTAGCTGTAAAGGCAATAGATGCATTTTTATCATAAGGAACCTTTAATGATTTGTTGATAACAAAGCTTATAAAAAACATCAGAATAAAATAGATGATTAACGGGATTGCCACTTTTACCACATCCATGGGCAGCTCCAATATTTTAGACCCTTTTAAGCTAAACATCAATATGATGGTAAATAACAGAGCAAATAAGGTAACGGGAGATATCTGAGGGATAAATCTTGTGTTGTACCATACTGTACCTTTTGATCTTATCAATAAATAACGGGTGAGAAAACCTGCTAAAAAAGGAATTCCCAGATAAATAAGTACACTTTCTATGGTATCTTTCATAGAGACACTTACATTAAAACTGGTGAGTCCCAGCTGATGAGGCAGTATTGTAATAAAAAGCCAGATCATAAAACTATAAGTAAACACCTGAAAAATACTGTTTAAAGCAACCAGTAAGGCTGCATATTCTCTATTGCCCCCAGCGAGGTCATTCCATACGATGACCATTGCAATACATCTTGCAAGACCAATTAGTATCAGACCTGTCATATAATCGGGTTCATCTCTTAAAAAAAGGATGGCCAGAATAAACATCAAAACCGGTCCTATGATCCAGTTAAGAAATAAAGAAATACCTATGATTTTTTTATCCTTAAATGCCAATGGTAAAAGAGAGTAATCAACCTTAGCCAAAGGTGGATACATCATCAGAATAAGCCCTGCTGCCAGAGGAATATTTGTAGTCCCTACGGATAATGAGTTGATCATATCAGGGATGGCAGGGAAAACATGTCCCAGACCAATACCTGTGCCCATCGCCAGAAATATCCATAAAGTAAGATAGTGATCAAGAAATTTCAATCGTGGCTTCATCGTTACTTCGTGATTTTTGAAAAAACATAAAACATTTCTGTGGCGATCTGTAAGCTTCTTTCAGCATATACGGCGGCTTGTGCCGGAGTATTGTCTGACACCTTAGGATCTTCAAACGTAATCGGAATTCTTTTCTCAGCACCAGGAATAAACGGACATCCATCATCT is a window from the Chryseobacterium indologenes genome containing:
- a CDS encoding helix-turn-helix domain-containing protein codes for the protein MQKISSPSAVERIKEVLELMKHEHEDKTPFTYEVPITRQQLASLTGLCVETTIRAIKKMERDKIVRISNRKIMY
- the arsB gene encoding ACR3 family arsenite efflux transporter, with the translated sequence MKPRLKFLDHYLTLWIFLAMGTGIGLGHVFPAIPDMINSLSVGTTNIPLAAGLILMMYPPLAKVDYSLLPLAFKDKKIIGISLFLNWIIGPVLMFILAILFLRDEPDYMTGLILIGLARCIAMVIVWNDLAGGNREYAALLVALNSIFQVFTYSFMIWLFITILPHQLGLTSFNVSVSMKDTIESVLIYLGIPFLAGFLTRYLLIRSKGTVWYNTRFIPQISPVTLFALLFTIILMFSLKGSKILELPMDVVKVAIPLIIYFILMFFISFVINKSLKVPYDKNASIAFTATGNNFELAIAVAISVFGIHSPQAFVGVIGPLVEVPVLILLVKAGLLLKKKWYHE
- a CDS encoding Crp/Fnr family transcriptional regulator → MQQDYDTRITLMILHGNLNPFLSQTTKIKSMFFKEELLYSIGAVEQHYNPGDYIFREGANPKFYFQIVNGDVKLNNYNSAGKEFIQNILSSKDPVGDYRLYLEQTYPVNAVALSNCTIIKLCASTFTRFLDQPTSKSLFRALQILIQATLP
- a CDS encoding IS3 family transposase (programmed frameshift), which translates into the protein MKAQELKKEKHTQRDYNIGFKLRVVSQVENGDYTYKQAQKEYGIQGRSTVLVWLRRYGNLDWSKPKLHIMHNSKETPAQKIKRLEKELADEKLKTKVLNTMIDMSDKQYGSQIRKKFSSQQSFRLHREGISISRLCRLFGISRQAVYQNKQRSLTREKELLKIKILVQKVRMEIPRLGTRKLYYLLKEGFKNEGIKIGRDALFAYLKRENMLVRAQKKYVKTTFSKHWLRKHPNLLKELKIAKAEQVFVSDITYIKTRESTCYLSLVTDAYSRKIMGYSLSSNMNTENVAKALKMTVKNRVSNTPLIHHSDRGLQYCSGYYQNMLNKNRIKPSMTDGYDCYQNALAERINGILKQEFLFCKTKNIQDLNSLIKESINIYNTKRPYLSLNMQTPDKVHKKSKENKYFSGLNIV